In Rathayibacter sp. VKM Ac-2762, one DNA window encodes the following:
- a CDS encoding glycosyltransferase family 1 protein, whose product MFIQDFLFLTNPEWFTRRERAYFSLMPLSVRRADVVIASSVAESRRIVRTSAATSAVPVGLGLNRAFAAAEPVAPAGVDDLDGFLLAVGRLNARKNLATTIEAALASGVLSPSFPLLVVGEASGVRTEFPPAVRAALDDGSVRLLGRIETEELRWLYENAALFLFLTLDEGFGLPTLEALACRTPILASDIPVFREILGEHARLVDPRDVAAIAASIRELVADPPEPLDPAPVLEHYSWDAVVARLRAAMVAVLP is encoded by the coding sequence GTGTTCATCCAGGACTTCCTCTTCCTCACGAATCCGGAGTGGTTCACGCGGAGGGAGCGCGCCTACTTCTCGCTCATGCCGCTCAGCGTCCGCCGCGCCGACGTGGTGATCGCGAGCAGCGTCGCGGAGTCGCGCCGCATCGTCCGCACGTCCGCCGCGACGAGCGCGGTGCCCGTCGGCCTCGGCCTCAACCGGGCGTTCGCCGCCGCGGAGCCCGTGGCGCCCGCCGGCGTCGACGACCTCGACGGCTTCCTCCTCGCCGTCGGCCGCCTCAACGCGCGCAAGAACCTCGCGACCACGATCGAGGCCGCTCTCGCCTCGGGAGTGCTCTCCCCCTCCTTCCCGCTCCTCGTCGTCGGCGAGGCCTCGGGCGTCCGCACCGAGTTCCCTCCGGCCGTGCGCGCCGCACTCGACGACGGCTCGGTGCGCCTGCTCGGACGGATCGAGACGGAGGAGCTCCGCTGGCTCTACGAGAACGCCGCGCTGTTCCTCTTCCTCACCCTCGACGAGGGCTTCGGCCTGCCGACCCTCGAAGCCCTGGCCTGCCGCACGCCGATCCTCGCCAGCGACATCCCCGTGTTCCGCGAGATCCTCGGCGAGCACGCCCGCCTGGTCGATCCGCGCGACGTGGCGGCGATCGCGGCGTCGATCCGCGAGCTCGTCGCAGACCCGCCGGAACCGCTCGATCCGGCTCCGGTGCTCGAGCACTACAGCTGGGACGCCGTGGTCGCCCGGCTGCGCGCCGCGATGGTGGCGGTGCTGCCGTGA
- a CDS encoding glycosyltransferase family 2 protein, with translation MSIVIVTYNSIGVIRSCLDALAGRDESVEVLVVDNLSRDETVAVLRAEYPDVQVVENTENAGFSRAVNLGAAHATGRHLLLLNPDAQISAEVVGSLASLLDSDPTIGAVSPLLENEGEDVVIVAAGHAPTVRRMLLHQTGLSRLGRRFPSFEGHYLFAADLHGRQRDVDWVSGGCLMIPLAVWDRVGGLTDRWFMYAEDVEICLRLRAEGLRVVLDPRLHALHAMGGSSSGVDGRVGTAWIVNLFDLYGWRMARSDLQQQAWRAVVLTGMASRMLVYRLSGLRPGRAAAAAGQLRRYGIYMRALRAAPLTRDRDPLA, from the coding sequence GTGTCGATCGTGATCGTCACCTACAACAGCATCGGCGTCATCCGCTCCTGCCTCGACGCGCTCGCCGGCCGCGACGAGAGCGTCGAAGTCCTGGTGGTCGACAACCTCTCGCGCGACGAGACGGTCGCCGTGCTGCGCGCCGAGTACCCGGACGTCCAGGTCGTCGAGAACACCGAGAACGCCGGATTCTCGCGGGCCGTCAACCTCGGCGCCGCCCACGCCACCGGCCGCCACCTGCTGCTGCTGAACCCCGACGCGCAGATCTCGGCGGAGGTCGTCGGCTCGCTCGCGTCACTTCTCGACAGCGATCCGACGATCGGCGCCGTCTCCCCTCTCCTCGAGAACGAGGGCGAGGACGTCGTGATCGTCGCCGCCGGCCACGCCCCCACGGTCCGCCGGATGCTCCTGCACCAGACCGGCCTCTCGCGCCTCGGTCGCCGCTTCCCCTCCTTCGAGGGCCACTACCTGTTCGCCGCCGACCTGCACGGCCGCCAGCGCGACGTCGACTGGGTGAGCGGCGGCTGCCTGATGATCCCGCTGGCCGTCTGGGACCGCGTCGGCGGACTCACCGACCGCTGGTTCATGTACGCCGAGGACGTCGAGATCTGCCTCCGCCTGCGCGCCGAGGGCCTGCGCGTGGTCCTCGATCCGCGCCTGCACGCCCTGCACGCGATGGGCGGCTCCTCGAGCGGCGTCGACGGCCGCGTCGGCACCGCCTGGATCGTCAACCTCTTCGACCTGTACGGCTGGCGGATGGCGCGCTCGGACCTGCAGCAGCAGGCCTGGCGGGCGGTCGTGCTCACGGGGATGGCGTCGCGGATGCTGGTGTACCGGCTGTCCGGCCTGCGCCCCGGACGCGCGGCGGCGGCGGCCGGCCAGCTGCGGCGGTACGGGATCTACATGCGGGCGCTGCGGGCGGCCCCGCTGACCCGCGACCGCGATCCGCTCGCCTGA
- a CDS encoding GH32 C-terminal domain-containing protein, producing the protein MLSPHRSLPRRSGLVAVAAALCLVGGGLSVPAVSAAPLDAAAETYRPAIHYSPTKNWMNDPNGLVYYEGVYHLYYQYNPQGTRWGNMSWGHATSTDLTHWTEQPLAIPGDAESDIFSGSIVVDKENTSGFGTAENPPLVAMYTAAYKTGEQAQALAYSTDAGQTWTKYEGNPVIDRDQNDFRDPHVFWYDGGTPESSYWVVVTVEADDHKVLLHKSTDLKNWTELSEFGPANATGGVWECPDLFPLAVDGDPSNIKWVMVVNLNPGAVGGGSGGQYFVGDFDGTTFTSESTVGSDTLPEGTTLAGFDDGTYNGWTVDNEPGNGKNGPFGSAPATGPIDGQQTVTGFSGTGLINGFNDGDWPVGSMESPAFTVDQDHLNFLVGGGNHPHVDGTQLANDPPAGSELLFEGFEFPDQQGLADNGWAVTGDLVGGTNPSTSGGEFFLGQKRINTFDGGPKGDDNLGTLTSPEFTIDKSHLSMLVGGGFRPEGDAQTLEVQLVVDGEVVQTTAGTNDGALNWKSWDVSAYQGKAARIVVVDDATGGWGHLTVDHIVLADAPAQVRSNETSVNLVVDGEIVRTATGSDSETLDWKSWDVADLVGRTAHLQVVDNNRAGWGHILADQFMLADEPAQSRLVDYDWLDWGRDYYAGVTFDNAPDDKRIMIAWMNNWQYGEAIPTGTWRGAMALPRELSLETVDGAPKLVQKVVDQTAALERGDEAFTLGATDIADGETALPAAAEGSVYKLDAVFSAGDADSFGLSVRNSADGSQRTPITYDVASGQLSVDRTRSGDVGFDADFPSVETAPVALDDGELHLELYVDHASVETFAQGGRATITDQVFPDPSSTGVSLLSSGGTARLESLTVTPLTPSMFTDPAAVASLTPAGAAQTVETGAAITGLGVTAANAAGEPVAGADVAYTIEGPARFADGGTTAAATTGADGSAPLPAATAGPGTGAVSITAVSGGVSRLLPAVTVVAPATRVDVDVTITGVKRGGSVVLTATATNEGSTPVRLSIPTAFGELKVASLAAGRTKTVSVDTHLSRVPSGSFRVTATAPDGTRETFRVAYRGTGK; encoded by the coding sequence GTGCTTTCTCCTCATCGCTCGCTCCCACGGCGCAGCGGCCTGGTGGCCGTCGCCGCCGCGCTCTGCCTCGTCGGCGGCGGGCTCTCCGTCCCCGCTGTCTCCGCCGCTCCGCTCGACGCGGCAGCGGAGACCTACCGTCCGGCGATCCACTACTCGCCGACGAAGAACTGGATGAACGACCCGAACGGGCTCGTGTACTACGAGGGGGTCTACCACCTCTACTACCAGTACAACCCGCAGGGGACGCGCTGGGGGAACATGAGCTGGGGCCACGCCACCAGCACCGACCTCACGCACTGGACCGAGCAGCCGCTCGCGATCCCGGGCGATGCGGAGTCGGACATCTTCTCCGGCTCGATCGTCGTGGACAAGGAGAACACCTCCGGATTCGGCACCGCCGAGAACCCGCCCCTGGTGGCGATGTACACGGCCGCGTACAAGACGGGGGAGCAGGCGCAGGCGCTCGCGTACAGCACCGACGCCGGGCAGACGTGGACGAAGTACGAGGGCAACCCGGTCATCGACCGTGACCAGAACGACTTCCGCGACCCGCACGTGTTCTGGTACGACGGCGGCACTCCGGAATCCTCCTACTGGGTGGTCGTCACCGTGGAGGCCGACGACCACAAGGTCCTCCTCCACAAGTCGACGGACCTCAAGAACTGGACCGAGCTCAGCGAGTTCGGCCCGGCCAACGCGACCGGAGGCGTCTGGGAGTGCCCGGACCTGTTCCCGCTGGCGGTCGACGGCGACCCGTCGAACATCAAGTGGGTCATGGTCGTCAACCTCAACCCGGGGGCGGTGGGCGGCGGCTCCGGCGGCCAGTACTTCGTCGGCGACTTCGACGGCACCACCTTCACCTCCGAGTCGACCGTCGGCTCCGACACCCTCCCCGAGGGCACGACCCTCGCCGGGTTCGACGACGGGACGTACAACGGCTGGACCGTGGACAACGAGCCCGGCAACGGGAAGAACGGGCCCTTCGGCTCCGCCCCCGCCACCGGTCCGATCGACGGCCAGCAGACCGTCACCGGCTTCTCGGGGACGGGACTGATCAACGGCTTCAACGACGGCGACTGGCCGGTCGGCTCGATGGAGTCGCCCGCCTTCACGGTGGACCAGGACCACCTGAACTTCCTCGTCGGCGGCGGCAACCACCCGCACGTCGACGGCACGCAGCTTGCCAACGACCCGCCCGCCGGGAGCGAGCTGCTCTTCGAGGGCTTCGAGTTCCCGGACCAGCAGGGCCTCGCGGACAACGGCTGGGCAGTGACCGGCGACCTCGTCGGCGGCACCAACCCCTCGACCAGCGGCGGCGAGTTCTTCCTCGGCCAGAAGCGGATCAACACCTTCGACGGCGGACCGAAGGGCGACGACAACCTCGGCACCTTGACCTCGCCGGAGTTCACGATCGACAAGAGCCACCTGAGCATGCTCGTCGGCGGAGGCTTCCGCCCCGAGGGAGACGCCCAGACCCTCGAGGTGCAGCTCGTCGTCGACGGCGAGGTCGTGCAGACCACCGCCGGCACGAACGACGGCGCCCTGAACTGGAAGAGCTGGGACGTCTCGGCCTACCAGGGGAAGGCGGCGCGGATCGTCGTCGTGGACGACGCGACCGGCGGCTGGGGTCACCTGACGGTCGACCACATCGTGCTCGCCGACGCTCCGGCGCAGGTCCGCTCCAACGAGACGAGCGTGAACCTCGTCGTCGACGGGGAGATCGTCCGCACTGCGACCGGCAGCGACAGCGAGACGCTGGACTGGAAGAGCTGGGACGTCGCGGACCTCGTCGGCCGCACGGCGCACCTGCAGGTCGTCGACAACAACCGCGCCGGCTGGGGCCACATCCTCGCCGACCAGTTCATGCTCGCCGACGAGCCCGCGCAGAGCCGCCTCGTCGACTACGACTGGCTCGACTGGGGCCGCGACTACTACGCAGGGGTCACCTTCGACAACGCGCCCGACGACAAGCGGATCATGATCGCGTGGATGAACAACTGGCAGTACGGCGAGGCCATCCCGACCGGGACCTGGCGGGGAGCGATGGCCCTCCCGCGTGAGCTCTCCCTCGAGACCGTCGACGGCGCCCCGAAGCTCGTGCAGAAGGTCGTCGATCAGACCGCGGCCCTCGAGCGCGGCGACGAGGCGTTCACGCTGGGCGCCACGGACATCGCCGACGGTGAGACCGCACTCCCGGCCGCCGCCGAGGGCAGCGTCTACAAGCTCGACGCCGTCTTCAGCGCCGGGGACGCGGACTCCTTCGGCCTCTCGGTCCGCAACTCCGCCGACGGCTCCCAGCGCACGCCGATCACCTACGACGTCGCGTCCGGTCAGCTGAGCGTCGACCGCACCCGCTCGGGCGACGTCGGCTTCGACGCCGACTTCCCGTCGGTCGAGACCGCACCCGTGGCGCTCGACGACGGCGAGCTGCACCTCGAGCTCTACGTCGATCACGCCTCCGTCGAGACGTTCGCGCAGGGCGGCCGCGCGACGATCACCGATCAGGTCTTCCCCGACCCGAGCAGCACGGGAGTCTCGCTCCTCTCCTCCGGAGGGACGGCGCGCCTCGAGAGCCTGACGGTCACACCGCTCACTCCGTCGATGTTCACCGATCCGGCGGCGGTCGCCTCGCTGACCCCCGCGGGCGCGGCGCAGACCGTCGAGACCGGAGCGGCGATCACCGGCCTCGGAGTCACCGCAGCGAACGCGGCCGGCGAGCCGGTGGCGGGCGCGGACGTCGCGTACACGATCGAGGGTCCGGCCCGCTTCGCCGACGGAGGCACGACCGCCGCCGCGACGACCGGCGCCGACGGCTCCGCTCCGCTCCCCGCGGCCACGGCGGGCCCCGGCACGGGTGCCGTGTCGATCACCGCGGTCTCGGGAGGCGTCAGCCGGCTCCTCCCCGCCGTCACCGTCGTCGCCCCGGCGACCCGGGTCGACGTCGACGTGACGATCACCGGCGTGAAGCGCGGCGGCTCGGTCGTGCTGACCGCCACCGCGACGAACGAGGGGAGCACGCCGGTCCGTCTCAGCATCCCGACGGCCTTCGGTGAGCTGAAGGTCGCTTCGCTGGCGGCGGGCCGCACGAAGACGGTCTCGGTCGACACGCACCTCTCGCGGGTGCCGTCGGGCTCGTTCCGCGTGACGGCGACCGCCCCGGACGGGACCCGGGAGACCTTCCGGGTGGCGTACCGCGGCACCGGCAAGTAG
- a CDS encoding LacI family DNA-binding transcriptional regulator: protein MKHVAALAGVGIKTVSRVINGEPNVSAATIERVQAAASQLQYQPDLHAGNLRRSNGRTNTLGLLVGSVANPFSGALHRAVEDLANERGVAVFASSLDDDPARERSSVNAFVSRRVDGLILTTVAPSQAYLGVEVDRGTPAVFVDRVPSGITADAVITDNAAGIARAVGHLASFGHRRIAFLGDRPEIFTAQERERGFLEEMSRLGLPVPPAYVRHGAHDEHAAEEMATALLDLEVPPTAIVGGQNLITIGVLAALRRRGAHGRVALIGFDDIPLAELLEPAVSVIAQNPAVIGRTAAERVFLRLDGEDEPAQTFVIPTELIARGSGEVPCPD, encoded by the coding sequence ATGAAGCACGTCGCCGCTCTGGCCGGAGTGGGCATCAAGACGGTCTCCCGGGTCATCAACGGCGAGCCGAACGTGTCGGCCGCCACGATCGAGCGGGTGCAGGCCGCCGCCTCGCAGCTGCAGTACCAGCCGGATCTGCACGCCGGGAACCTCCGCCGCTCCAACGGGCGCACGAACACGCTCGGACTGCTGGTGGGCAGCGTGGCGAACCCCTTCTCGGGTGCTCTCCACCGTGCCGTCGAGGATCTCGCGAACGAGCGCGGGGTCGCGGTCTTCGCCTCGAGCCTCGATGACGACCCCGCCCGTGAGCGCTCCTCGGTGAACGCCTTCGTCTCGCGGCGCGTCGACGGGCTCATCCTGACCACGGTCGCGCCGAGCCAGGCCTACCTGGGCGTCGAGGTCGACCGCGGCACGCCTGCGGTGTTCGTCGACCGCGTCCCCTCGGGGATCACGGCGGACGCGGTGATCACCGACAACGCCGCCGGCATCGCCCGCGCAGTGGGGCACCTCGCCTCCTTCGGGCATCGCCGCATCGCGTTCCTGGGCGACCGGCCCGAGATCTTCACCGCTCAGGAGCGGGAGCGCGGCTTCCTCGAGGAGATGAGCCGGCTCGGCCTGCCGGTGCCGCCCGCGTACGTGCGCCACGGCGCCCACGACGAGCACGCGGCGGAGGAGATGGCGACCGCTCTGCTCGACCTCGAGGTGCCGCCGACCGCCATCGTCGGCGGGCAGAACCTGATCACGATCGGCGTGCTCGCCGCGCTCCGCCGTCGTGGCGCGCACGGAAGGGTCGCCCTGATCGGCTTCGACGACATCCCCCTGGCGGAGCTCCTCGAGCCCGCCGTCTCGGTGATCGCGCAGAACCCCGCGGTCATCGGGCGGACGGCTGCCGAGCGGGTGTTCCTCCGCCTCGACGGCGAGGACGAGCCGGCGCAGACGTTCGTGATCCCCACCGAGCTGATCGCCCGCGGCTCCGGCGAGGTGCCCTGCCCCGACTGA
- a CDS encoding substrate-binding domain-containing protein: MTNRSPRLTRYIGLGSVAILAALGMTACSSSGPGSSDAGSTAGSGDGVGVTLIVKTTTNPFFVAMEDGAKEAATSAGVNLTLAAGKEDGDEDTQIQAIENAISKGDKGILITPNGPSVVDAIQKARDAGLFVIALDTAPDPADAVDITFATDNFKAGEAIGEWTAAQLDGKKATIAMLDLFDDKVVSVDYNRDQGFLTGMGIDVADDQTNGDEAKTGSYSGGDYEIVGNEATQGAEDGGRTAMETLLSKNPDVNVVYTINEPAAYGAYQALQAAGKEKDVLLVSIDGGCAGVKNVKEGLIGATAQQYPVKMAQLGVEAIAQLAEDGTKPSTSEGLDFFDTGSQLVTDTPVDGLDSITSDDAAGICWGE; encoded by the coding sequence ATGACGAACCGTTCCCCTCGCCTCACCCGGTACATCGGCCTCGGCTCCGTCGCGATCCTCGCGGCCCTGGGCATGACCGCCTGCTCCAGCTCCGGCCCCGGCTCGTCCGACGCCGGCTCCACCGCCGGCAGCGGAGACGGCGTCGGCGTCACCCTCATCGTCAAGACGACGACGAACCCCTTCTTCGTCGCGATGGAGGACGGCGCCAAGGAGGCGGCCACCTCCGCCGGCGTGAACCTCACGCTCGCCGCGGGCAAGGAGGACGGCGACGAGGACACCCAGATCCAGGCCATCGAGAACGCGATCTCGAAGGGCGACAAGGGCATCCTGATCACCCCGAACGGCCCCTCCGTCGTCGACGCCATCCAGAAGGCGCGCGACGCCGGTCTCTTCGTCATCGCCCTCGACACGGCGCCCGACCCCGCCGACGCCGTCGACATCACCTTCGCCACCGACAACTTCAAGGCCGGCGAGGCCATCGGCGAGTGGACCGCCGCGCAGCTCGACGGGAAGAAGGCGACCATCGCGATGCTCGACCTCTTCGACGACAAGGTCGTCTCGGTCGACTACAACCGCGACCAGGGCTTCCTCACCGGCATGGGGATCGACGTCGCCGACGACCAGACCAACGGCGACGAGGCGAAGACCGGCAGCTACAGCGGCGGCGACTACGAGATCGTCGGCAACGAGGCCACCCAGGGTGCCGAGGACGGCGGCCGCACCGCCATGGAGACGCTCCTGTCCAAGAACCCCGACGTGAACGTGGTCTACACGATCAACGAGCCCGCCGCCTACGGCGCCTACCAGGCCCTCCAGGCCGCGGGCAAGGAGAAGGACGTCCTGCTCGTCTCGATCGACGGCGGCTGCGCCGGCGTGAAGAACGTCAAGGAGGGCCTCATCGGCGCCACCGCGCAGCAGTACCCGGTGAAGATGGCCCAGCTCGGCGTCGAGGCGATCGCCCAGCTCGCCGAGGACGGCACCAAGCCCAGCACCAGCGAGGGCCTCGACTTCTTCGACACCGGCTCGCAGCTGGTGACCGACACCCCGGTCGACGGCCTCGACAGCATCACCTCCGACGACGCCGCCGGGATCTGCTGGGGCGAGTAG
- a CDS encoding ABC transporter permease: MAQKTTDPNPPTSALDLASEFLDRRTPLDRVRGVLHRYPAVSPAVVLVLAVIVFGLLNDRFLDPSNLSLITQQVAVVGTLAVAQTLIILTAGIDLSVGAVMVLTSMVIAQTATENGLPAVVALLLGLVVGLAAGAFNGLLVTKLRLPPFIVTLGTLNIFVALTLLYSSGSTVRGTDMPALLPSTGGTFDILGVRISYGVLLMLLVYIVIAFILGKTAWGRHVYAVGDDKEAARLAGISVNRVLMSVYLAAGAILAIGAWIQIGRTNAASPNAGADLNLDSITAVVIGGTSLFGGRGTVWGTLLGALIVGVFRNGLSLAGLDVLYQTLAVGVLIIVAVSVDQWIRKVRK, from the coding sequence GTGGCTCAGAAGACCACCGACCCGAATCCGCCGACCTCCGCACTCGACCTCGCGAGCGAGTTCCTCGACCGCCGCACGCCGCTGGACCGCGTCCGCGGAGTCCTGCACCGCTATCCGGCCGTCAGCCCGGCGGTCGTCCTCGTCCTGGCCGTCATCGTCTTCGGGCTCCTGAACGACCGCTTCCTCGACCCGTCGAACCTCTCGCTCATCACGCAGCAGGTCGCGGTGGTCGGCACCCTCGCCGTCGCGCAGACGCTGATCATCCTCACCGCCGGCATCGACCTCTCGGTCGGCGCGGTCATGGTCCTCACCTCGATGGTCATCGCGCAGACCGCGACCGAGAACGGGCTCCCGGCGGTCGTCGCCCTGCTCCTGGGCCTGGTCGTCGGCCTCGCAGCGGGCGCCTTCAACGGCCTGCTCGTGACGAAGCTCCGGCTCCCCCCGTTCATCGTCACCCTCGGCACGCTCAACATCTTCGTCGCGCTGACGCTCCTCTACTCGAGCGGCTCGACGGTCCGCGGCACCGACATGCCGGCCCTGCTGCCCTCCACCGGCGGCACCTTCGACATCCTCGGCGTCCGCATCAGCTACGGCGTCCTGCTGATGCTCCTCGTCTACATCGTGATCGCGTTCATCCTCGGCAAGACCGCCTGGGGCCGCCACGTCTACGCGGTGGGCGACGACAAGGAGGCCGCCCGCCTGGCCGGCATCAGCGTGAACCGCGTCCTGATGAGCGTCTACCTCGCCGCCGGCGCGATCCTCGCCATCGGCGCGTGGATCCAGATCGGCCGCACCAACGCGGCGAGCCCGAACGCCGGAGCCGACCTCAACCTCGACTCGATCACCGCGGTCGTCATCGGCGGCACCAGCCTCTTCGGCGGGCGCGGCACGGTCTGGGGCACGCTCCTCGGCGCCCTCATCGTCGGCGTCTTCCGCAACGGGCTCTCGCTCGCCGGGCTCGACGTCCTCTACCAGACGCTCGCTGTCGGCGTCCTCATCATCGTCGCCGTCTCGGTCGACCAGTGGATCCGGAAGGTTCGCAAGTGA
- a CDS encoding ATP-binding cassette domain-containing protein, whose translation MTLIDAAGTAPAAARTPVLQAKRLVKTFGRVVGLDGVSLELYPGEVLAIIGDNGAGKSTLIKCLTGAEIPDEGEILLDGQPVTFKRPQDARGAGIETVYQNLAVSPALDVASNLYLGREKRKKGILGSVFRMLDTAGMRKEARAELTELGISTLQDVTVPVENLSGGQRQAVAVARAAAFGSKVVVLDEPTAALGVRESNQVLQLVRNLRDRGIPVILISHNMPHVFDVADRIHIQRLGKKAATITPQSHSMTDAVAIMTGAATA comes from the coding sequence GTGACCCTCATCGACGCCGCGGGCACCGCTCCCGCCGCCGCCCGCACCCCCGTCCTGCAGGCCAAGCGCCTCGTCAAGACCTTCGGCCGCGTGGTCGGGCTCGACGGCGTGAGCCTCGAGCTCTACCCCGGCGAGGTCCTCGCCATCATCGGCGACAACGGCGCCGGGAAGTCGACGCTGATCAAGTGCCTCACCGGCGCTGAGATCCCCGACGAGGGCGAGATCCTCCTCGACGGGCAGCCGGTGACCTTCAAGCGCCCGCAGGACGCCCGCGGCGCCGGCATCGAGACGGTCTACCAGAACCTCGCCGTCTCCCCGGCGCTCGACGTCGCCTCGAACCTCTACCTCGGCCGCGAGAAGCGCAAGAAGGGGATCCTCGGCTCCGTCTTCCGGATGCTCGACACCGCCGGAATGCGCAAGGAGGCGCGCGCCGAGCTGACCGAGCTGGGCATCTCGACCCTCCAGGACGTCACGGTCCCGGTCGAGAACCTCTCCGGAGGACAGCGCCAGGCCGTGGCCGTCGCCCGCGCCGCCGCGTTCGGCTCGAAGGTCGTCGTCCTCGACGAGCCGACCGCCGCCCTCGGCGTCCGCGAGTCGAACCAGGTGCTGCAGCTCGTGCGCAATCTGCGCGACCGAGGCATCCCGGTCATCCTGATCAGCCACAACATGCCGCACGTGTTCGACGTGGCCGACCGGATCCACATCCAGCGCCTCGGCAAGAAGGCCGCGACGATCACCCCGCAGTCGCACTCGATGACCGACGCGGTCGCGATCATGACCGGGGCGGCGACGGCATGA
- a CDS encoding putative quinol monooxygenase, which yields MSARILYAEFTAKPGHEETVAGMIADLAVLVRREPGNVEFTPYRREDDPARFFVYEVYRDEDAFQAHISADYGAEFNRELGPLIVEPHSQLTWLVAV from the coding sequence ATGAGCGCCCGCATCCTCTACGCCGAGTTCACCGCGAAGCCCGGTCACGAGGAGACGGTCGCCGGCATGATCGCCGACCTCGCCGTCCTGGTCCGCCGGGAGCCGGGCAATGTCGAGTTCACGCCCTACCGGCGAGAGGACGATCCGGCCCGGTTCTTCGTCTACGAGGTCTACCGCGACGAGGACGCCTTCCAGGCGCACATCTCGGCCGACTACGGAGCCGAGTTCAACAGGGAGCTCGGCCCGCTGATCGTCGAGCCGCACTCGCAGCTCACCTGGCTCGTCGCGGTCTGA
- a CDS encoding SDR family oxidoreductase — translation MDAALSGRTALVTGGTSGIGLAVVRRFVQEGAHVFVTGRRQEQLDAVAEELGDAVTVVRADAAEPDGARAVFDAVAARGSGLDAVHANAGGGGFKDLADVTTDDIDAAFATNVRGTALTVQGALPHLTDRAAIVVTGSTAGSGTEKSFGLYGASKAAVATMTRTWAAELAPRGVRINTVVPGPTETPGLAALAPGDPSALLEQIASGMPLGRLLRPEEVAATVLFLVSDQSSGITGAEILVDGGASIA, via the coding sequence ATGGATGCAGCACTCAGCGGTCGGACGGCCCTCGTGACGGGCGGGACCTCGGGCATCGGCCTCGCGGTCGTCCGCCGGTTCGTACAGGAGGGCGCGCATGTGTTCGTGACCGGCCGCCGGCAGGAGCAGCTCGACGCGGTGGCGGAGGAGCTCGGCGACGCCGTGACCGTCGTCCGCGCGGACGCCGCGGAGCCCGACGGCGCGCGAGCGGTCTTCGACGCGGTCGCCGCCCGCGGGTCCGGTCTCGACGCGGTGCACGCCAACGCGGGCGGGGGCGGGTTCAAGGACCTGGCCGACGTGACCACTGACGACATCGACGCGGCCTTCGCGACCAACGTCCGCGGCACCGCCCTGACGGTCCAGGGGGCGCTCCCCCACCTCACCGACCGGGCCGCGATCGTGGTGACCGGCTCCACCGCGGGCTCCGGGACCGAGAAGAGCTTCGGCCTGTACGGGGCCTCGAAGGCGGCCGTCGCCACGATGACCCGCACCTGGGCCGCCGAGCTGGCGCCGCGCGGCGTCCGGATCAACACCGTCGTGCCCGGGCCGACCGAGACGCCCGGCCTCGCGGCCCTGGCCCCGGGCGACCCGTCCGCGCTCCTCGAGCAGATCGCCTCCGGCATGCCGCTCGGCCGGCTGCTGCGCCCCGAGGAGGTCGCGGCGACGGTGCTCTTCCTCGTCTCCGACCAGAGCTCGGGCATCACCGGCGCGGAGATCCTCGTCGACGGCGGCGCGTCCATCGCCTGA
- a CDS encoding TetR/AcrR family transcriptional regulator, with translation MPRPRTFDEADVVARARTAFAETGYAGTSLDTLLEATGLARQSLYNAFGGKKELFMRAFLSDTAEAVDAVETIRHGTESPLARIRSQLVRVAVEHGAAQSAPSLFTRTAVELSARDPEIAATVATAFDAMRSHYAACIDDARTAGEIDASADPEALGAYFCAVLEGMALLGASGAPRATLLGIGLTSLAAVPITELGRERLGTGEGDWS, from the coding sequence ATGCCCCGACCCCGCACCTTCGACGAGGCCGACGTCGTCGCCCGCGCCCGGACGGCCTTCGCCGAGACCGGGTACGCCGGCACCTCGCTCGACACGCTGCTCGAGGCGACCGGCCTGGCGCGGCAGAGCCTCTACAACGCGTTCGGCGGCAAGAAGGAGCTCTTCATGCGGGCGTTCCTCAGCGACACCGCCGAGGCGGTCGACGCCGTGGAGACGATCCGCCACGGGACCGAGAGCCCGCTGGCGCGCATCCGCTCGCAGCTCGTGCGGGTGGCGGTCGAGCACGGCGCGGCGCAGTCGGCTCCGTCCCTGTTCACCCGGACCGCGGTGGAGCTCTCGGCGCGCGACCCCGAGATCGCGGCGACGGTCGCGACCGCGTTCGACGCGATGCGCTCGCACTACGCGGCCTGCATCGACGACGCGCGGACGGCGGGCGAGATCGACGCCTCCGCCGATCCGGAGGCGCTCGGCGCCTACTTCTGCGCGGTGCTGGAGGGGATGGCTCTGCTCGGCGCGTCCGGCGCACCCCGGGCGACGCTCCTCGGCATCGGCCTCACCAGCCTCGCGGCCGTCCCGATCACCGAGCTCGGCCGCGAGCGCCTCGGCACGGGCGAGGGCGACTGGTCCTGA